The Actinosynnema mirum DSM 43827 genomic interval TGGACCTGGGCGGGCAACCAGACCGTCACCTCGGCCTGGAACGCCCAGGTCACCCAGACCGGCGCCAAGGTCACCGCCCGCGACGTCGGCTGGAACGGCCAGCTCGGCACCGGCGCGACCGCCCGCTTCGGGTTCCAGGGCGCCTACTCCGGGACCAGCGCCGCCCCCACCGACTTCGCCCTCAACGGCACCCCCTGCAACGGCGACACCCCGCCCACCAGCACCACCACCCCGCCGACCACCACGCCGCCGACCACGACCACCACCCCGCAGCAGCCCACCGGCTGCGGCACCGCGACCCTGTGCGACGACTTCGAGTCCCAGACCGGGACCACCCCCTCCGGCAAGTGGAGCGTCGGCGCGGCCAACTGCACCGGCACCGGCACGGTCACCGTCGACAGCTCCGTCGCGCGCAGCGGCTCCAAGTCGGTCCGGGTCAACGGCGGCGTCGGCTACTGCAACCACATCTTCTTCGGCGCCAGCGTGAGCGGACCGGTCGTGCACGGCCGGTTCCACGTCCGGCACACCACCGCGCTGCCCGCCGCGCACGTGACGTTCATGGCGCTCAAGGACTCCGCCGACGGCGGCAAGGACCTGCGCATGGGCGGCCAGAACGGCGCGCTGCAGTGGAACCGCGAGTCCGACGACGCCACCCTGCCCGCGCAGAGCCCCCAGGGCGTCGCGCAGAGCATCCCGCTGCCCACCGGCCGCTGGACCTGCGTGCAGTTCACCCTCGACGGCACGAGCGGCAGGCTCAGCACCAGCGTCGACGGGGTCGCCGTCCCCGGCCTGCAGGTCGACGGCGCCCCCACGCCCGACATCGACCAGCAGTGGCTCGCCCGCGCCAACTGGCGGCCCAACACGGTGGACGTGCGGCTGGGCTGGGAGAGCTACGGCGACGGCGGCGACACCCTTTGGTATGACGATGTCGCCTTCGGGAGTGCACCTCTGGCCTGCTAGAAGGCCGCGGGCGCACGAGCGTGGTGCACTGGGCGCGGCGCGGATCCCGCGCCGCCCCCACACCGCGCCGTCCGGGAGGAAACCGTGGGTCCGTGCCGGAGGTTGCGCGCCGTGTGCGCGGGCCTGGTCACCCCGCTCGTGTCCGCGCTGCTGATGCTCGTCTCCCCCGCGGCGACCCACCCCAGGGTCATGGCCCTCGGCGACTCCATCACCGGAAGCCCAGGCTGCTGGCGCGCGCTGCTCGCGGGCGAGCTGGACGGCACCGGGCACGCCGACGTCGACTTCGTCGGCACCCAGCCCGCCACCGACTGCGGTGGCGCCCCCTCCCCCGCGCACGAGGGGCACGGCGGGTTCCGGGCCGCCGGGATCGTGCTGGAGAACCGGCTCCCCGGCTGGCTCACCCGCGCCCGGCCGGACGTGGTGCTCATGCACCTGGGCACCAACGACGTCCTCGCGGGCGAGAGCGCCCCGGCCGTGCTCGCCGCCTACACCGAGCTGCTCGGGCAGATGCGGCGCGCCAACCCGGCGGTGAGGCTGCTGATCGCCCAGCTCATCCCGCTCGCTCCCCCGACCTGCCCGGACTGCCCCGCGCGGGTGGCGGAGCTGAACGCGGCGATCCCCGGCTGGGCGCGGGCGCACGGCACACCGCGCTCCCCCGTCACGGTCGTCGACCAGTGGACCGGTTTCGACCCGGCCGTCGACACCCACGACGGGGTGCACCCGAGCCCGGCGGGCGAGCGGAAGCTGGCCCGGCGCTGGTACCCGCCGCTGGTCGCCGCGCTGGCCGGGGCGGGCGCGCCGCGCGCCGGGAGC includes:
- a CDS encoding cellulose binding domain-containing protein, encoding MRTPFRLAALAAALVAVTGLVVLGGGGGGGTAVAAPACAVDYTPNQWATGFTTEVAVTNRAAPVTTWTLTWTWAGNQTVTSAWNAQVTQTGAKVTARDVGWNGQLGTGATARFGFQGAYSGTSAAPTDFALNGTPCNGDTPPTSTTTPPTTTPPTTTTTPQQPTGCGTATLCDDFESQTGTTPSGKWSVGAANCTGTGTVTVDSSVARSGSKSVRVNGGVGYCNHIFFGASVSGPVVHGRFHVRHTTALPAAHVTFMALKDSADGGKDLRMGGQNGALQWNRESDDATLPAQSPQGVAQSIPLPTGRWTCVQFTLDGTSGRLSTSVDGVAVPGLQVDGAPTPDIDQQWLARANWRPNTVDVRLGWESYGDGGDTLWYDDVAFGSAPLAC
- a CDS encoding GDSL-type esterase/lipase family protein; translated protein: MGPCRRLRAVCAGLVTPLVSALLMLVSPAATHPRVMALGDSITGSPGCWRALLAGELDGTGHADVDFVGTQPATDCGGAPSPAHEGHGGFRAAGIVLENRLPGWLTRARPDVVLMHLGTNDVLAGESAPAVLAAYTELLGQMRRANPAVRLLIAQLIPLAPPTCPDCPARVAELNAAIPGWARAHGTPRSPVTVVDQWTGFDPAVDTHDGVHPSPAGERKLARRWYPPLVAALAGAGAPRAGSLVGAGSGLCLDGADGPGDVAAASVGAATSVRLWDCRDVAGQRFTTATTGEIRLGERCLQAVAPELPVLLAACDGDADQRWALAGDGQLVGSGHCLDALGSGVDNGTPVILWRCNGQQNQRWDRF